From the genome of Triticum aestivum cultivar Chinese Spring chromosome 3B, IWGSC CS RefSeq v2.1, whole genome shotgun sequence, one region includes:
- the LOC123071741 gene encoding uncharacterized protein isoform X2, which produces MARVEKVAGGEGQVEVVVGVDGKGAIECRICQEEGEEAAMDSPCACTGTLKFAHRKCIQRWCDKKGNITCEICNQVYSPNYVLPPTKCCSDEMGMDLRQSWVGRIDPHDSHFLAIAIAEQQLLNAEFDDCMTSNSSGATCCRSIALILMFLLLVRHVTVIVRDVSMLQDATVLFSAILQFVGFFLPCYVIARFCYAFQHRRRRQV; this is translated from the exons atggCGCGCGTGGAGAAGGTTGCCGGCGGCGAAGGGCAGGTGGAGGTGGTGGTCGGGGTGGACGGCAAGGGCGCGATAGAGTGCCGGATATgccaggaggagggggaggaggccgccatgGACTCCCCCTGCGCCTGCACTGGCACGCTCAAG TTCGCGCACAGGAAGTGCATACAGAGGTGGTGCGACAAGAAGGGGAACATCACATGTGAAATCTGCAACCAG GTTTACTCTCCAAACTATGTTCTCCCTCCAACCAAGTGCTGTTCAGATGAAATGGGCATGGATCTTAG GCAAAGCTGGGTTGGACGAATCGATCCCCATGATTCCCATTTCCTGGCGATCGCCATCGCGGAGCAGCAGCTGCTGAACGCTGAATTTGATGACTGCATGACCTCAAATTCGAGTGGCGCCACATGCTGCCGGTCTATTGCTCTAATT TTGATGTTCCTTCTGCTCGTGCGCCATGTAACCGTGATCGTGCGAGATGTTAGCATGCTACAAGATGCGACGGTTCTGTTCAGC GCAATTCTTCAGTTCGTGGGATTCTTCCTT